The following proteins are encoded in a genomic region of Gossypium hirsutum isolate 1008001.06 chromosome D05, Gossypium_hirsutum_v2.1, whole genome shotgun sequence:
- the LOC107906315 gene encoding ferredoxin--NADP reductase, root-type isozyme, chloroplastic — MAQSTVSQVSVAVPVGNDISLRRSVTKRNIISFGNKSWASTLSFDLKSRNAQKNKPYIVCMSVQQASKSKIAVSPLELEIAKEPPLNTFKPKEPYTATIVSVERLVGPKAPGETCHIVIDHGGNVPYWEGQSYGVIPPGENPKKPGSPHNVRLYSIASSRYGDSFDGKTTSLCVRRAVYYNPETGKEDPSKSGVCSNFLCNCKPGDKVQITGPSGKIMLLPEDNPKANHIMIATGTGVAPFRGYLRRMFMEDVTFKFKGLAWLFLGVANKDSLLYDDEFTKYLEDYPDQFRYDLALSREQKNKSGGKMYVQDKIEEYSDEIFKLLDDGAHIYFCGLRGMMPGIQETLKRVAEQRGENWDEKLSQLKKNKQWHVEVY, encoded by the exons ATGGCACAGTCTACTGTATCCCAG GTTTCTGTAGCTGTTCCCGTTGGAAACGACATTTCTCTGAGGAGATCTGTAACTAAG AGGAACATTATAAGCTTTGGTAACAAGTCATGGGCTTCCACCTTGTCTTTTGATTTGAAATCACGAAATGCACAGAAGAACAAACCGTACATAGTATGCATGTCAGTGCAACAAGCCAGCAAATCCAAGATTGCAGTTTCACCTTTGGAGTTGGAGATTGCAAAAGAGCCCCCACTAAATACATTCAAGCCCAAGGAGCCTTACACAGCTACCATCGTTTCTGTTGAGAGACTTGTCGGTCCAAAAGCTCCAGGCGAGACTTGTCATATTGTCATTGATCATGGCGGTAATGTTCCATACTGGGAAGGGCAGAGCTATGGTGTTATCCCTCCT GGTGAAAATCCAAAGAAACCAGGTTCTCCCCACAATGTTCGTCTGTATTCCATAGCATCATCCAGGTATGGAGATTCTTTTGATGGCAAGACAACCAGTTTGTGTGTCCGTCGTGCTGTCTATTATAACCCTGAGACCGGAAAGGAGGATCCGTCGAAAAGTGGTGTTTGTAGCAATTTCCTATGCAATTGTAAGCCTGGAGATAAAGTTCAGATCACTG GCCCTTCTGGCAAGATAATGCTTTTGCCTGAAGATAACCCAAAAGCCAACCACATAATGATAGCCACTGGAACTGGTGTAGCTCCCTTCAGAGGCTACCTCCGCCGCATGTTCATGGAAGATGTTACTTTCAAGTTCAAAGGCCTTGCATGGCTTTTCCTCGGGGTGGCCAACAAGGACAGTCTCCTTTATGATGATGAGTTTACCAAATACCTCGAGGACTACCCTGATCAATTCCGGTACGATCTAGCTCTTAGCAGAGAGCAAAAGAACAAGAGTGGAGGCAAGATGTACGTTCAGGACAAGATTGAGGAATACAGTGACGAAATTTTCAAGCTCTTGGACGATGGAGCCCATATATATTTCTGTGGGCTCAGGGGAATGATGCCCGGGATCCAAGAAACACTGAAGAGGGTTGCGGAGCAGAGAGGAGAGAACTGGGATGAGAAGCTTTCACAGCTGAAGAAGAACAAACAATGGCATGTAGAAGTATATTAG